In a genomic window of Phragmites australis chromosome 14, lpPhrAust1.1, whole genome shotgun sequence:
- the LOC133890639 gene encoding protein LEO1 homolog — MAGGDRERDVEEETRNKMMQNLFGDQSEDEDDDDVVEVVDEDDHQQPQRHQEVEDEEDDARSHAHGRSSGYHSEEVEGEAEHGQEGEGEGEGESEGQVGMEEESEGEAHPVDLDQGESDGDKVQSSPERELDDQRMQADARGMDSEDEGYEQRTVASRRRGVVASESEGSEDNYYGDRVHDDEEAPETRKPRSPMEVEGDHEVVRDVFGDSDEDEPAPYRPHHELDEDSHRSPMGYEGYYDKDMQPEDVVADEDMRYESDENRELKPKEKPVGPPLDLVVPLKQPPARPDRMNVIKVSNIMGIDPKPFDPKTYVEEDVFVTDESGTKKRIRLEDNIVRWRTVKNADGTTSCESNARFVKWKDGTMQLLIGNEVLDISVHDAHHDQSHLFLRNGKGILQSQGRLLQKMRFMPSSLSSKSHRLLTALVDSQNKKTVKMQKWFESKDPERAKQEKERAEGQNIRAHSILQRKREKVSRKYTQPARPRRQLSPGFLEDALDEDEEPDNHYSSWRMPPRRRFEDELEAEARAERRIINAKSNMSRSVPRKPSFPPARPPRRQADEYSESEREESEYETEGEDIEHSPTRGREDELDEEDEYEEDVEEAPLSDEEIEAPKRKRESGGGSHRREELDSDSDDSPPRKQQAVQHRRKAVVFDSDDE, encoded by the exons ATGGCGGGCGGCGACCGGGAGAGGGACGTCGAGGAGGAGACGAGGAACAAGATGATGCAGAACCTCTTCGGCGACCAGTCagaggacgaggacgacgacgacgtcgtCGAGGTCGTCGACGAGGACGACCACCAGCAGCCGCAGCGCCACCAGGAGGTAGAAGACGAGGAGGATGACGCCCGCAGCCACGCCCACGGCCGCAGCTCCGGTTACCACTCC GAAGAAGTGGAAGGTGAGGCAGAACATGGACAGGAAGGTGAGGGTGAAGGGGAAGGTGAAAGCGAGGGGCAAGTTGGAATGGAAGAGGAAAGCGAAGGTGAAGCTCATCCGGTTGATCTGGATCAAGGAGAAAGTGATGGGGACAAGGTTCAGAGCTCCCCAGAAAGAGAACTCGATGACCAAAGGATGCAAGCTGATGCAAGAGGCATGGACAGTGAAGATGAAGGCTATGAGCAGAGGACGGTAGCTAGCAGAAGAAGGGGTGTTGTTGCTTCCGAATCTGAGGGGTCTGAAGATAATTACTATGGTGATCGAGTTCACGATGATGAGGAAGCTCCCGAAACAAGGAAACCAAG GTCACCAATGGAGGTGGAAGGAGATCATGAAGTAGTCCGCGATGTGTTTGGTgatagtgatgaagatgaacctGCTCCATATCGTCCCCACCATGAACTTGATGAAGATTCCCAT AGATCGCCTATGGGGTATGAAGGGTACTATGACAAGGACATGCAACCGGAGGATGTAGTAGCAGATGAAGATATGCGATATGAATCTGATGAAAATCGTGAACTGAAACCGAAAGAGAAACCAGTTGGTCCACCGCTGGACTTGGTGGTTCCACTAAAGCAGCCACCAGCTCGACCTGACAGG ATGAATGTGATCAAGGTATCAAACATTATGGGGATTGACCCTAAACCCTTTGATCCAAAAACATATGTGGAAGAAGATGTTTTCGTTACAGATGAATCTGGGACTAAGAAGAGGATACGGCTGGAGGACAATATTGTGCGGTGGAGAACTGTTAAGAATGCTGATGGCACTACATCT TGTGAAAGCAATGCACGTTTTGTAAAATGGAAAGATGGAACTATGCAGCTGCTGATTGGCAATGAAGTTCTTGATATATCTGTACATGATGCACATCATGACCAGTCCCATCTGTTTCTGAGGAATGGGAAG GGAATTCTACAGTCACAAGGAAGGCTTTTGCAGAAGATGAGATTTATGCCATCTTCCTTGTCTTCAAAGTCGCATCGCTTATTAACTGCTCTTGTTGATTCTCAGAATAAGAAAACAGTTAAGATGCAAAAATGGTTTGAGTCTAAGGATCCTGAGAGAGCGAAGCAGGAAAAAGAAAGG gCTGAGGGCCAAAATATTCGAGCCCATTCAATTCTTCAACGCAAAAGAGAAAAGGTGAGCCGCAAGTACACACAACCTGCTCGGCCAAGGCGACAGCTTTCCCCAGGGTTTTTGGAAGATGCATTAGATGAG GATGAGGAGCCTGATAATCACTATAGTTCTTGGCGAATGCCACCTCGTAGACGTTTTGAGGACGAGTTGGAGGCTGAAGCACGAGCTGAGAGGCGTATCATTAATGCAAAG TCAAATATGAGCAGAAGTGTTCCCCGCAAACCATCCTTTCCTCCTGCTCGTCCACCAAGACGTCAAGCTGATGAATACTCGGAGAGTGAAAGGGAGGAGTCAGAATATGAAACTGAAGGCGAGGATATTGAGCACTCGCCAACTCGTGGAAGGGAAGATGAACTGGATGAGGAGGATGAATATGAGGAAGATGTTGAAGAAGCGCCTCTGTCAGATGAAGAAATAGAG GCACCCAAACGGAAGAGAGAATCAGGGGGTGGTAGCCACAGGCGCGAGGagctggactccgactccgacgaCTCTCCACCAAGGAAGCAACAGGCTGTTCAGCATCGCAGGAAGGCAGTCGTTTTTGACAGCGATGACGAGTGA
- the LOC133891760 gene encoding LRR receptor-like serine/threonine-protein kinase RPK2, which produces MAASCRGTVYSTTAAAILFVLHLLTACCSSSPSQEQDRLALLQLKNGLSASSGDLLQHWSPESGRNPCSWPGVACGARSGRVVALSLPSRPGRRLAGELSPAVASLTELKVLSFPSGGLRGEIPEEVWSLRHLEVLNLAGNSLLGHLPATFPEGLKSLDLSGNRLSGRIPPALGKLAKLRVLDLSGNRLNGGVPPELCHCRDLVKMDLSRNFLHGQVPSGLMELRNLKFLSLAGNNFSGEIPSGLGQLSSLKFLNLSSNSLSGKICPIDRVALRNHAVLLLDNNRLSEEIPAAPAPAPVSSLLAVNVSSVTDATSGVNPSPQHTELFAASSTSTSKRVLDEANPGTLPDGGSSGGGLRTAEIAAIVAASSVIVILFVVVILYMCTRKSTRRLSRRSFRRREVKVFDNVDVGVPLTYETVIRATGNFNASNCIGNGGFGPTYRAEIAPGVLVAIKRLAIGKQHGDKEFQAEVKILGQCRHPNLVTLLGYHISDSEMFLIYNYFPGGNLERFIQERTKRPISWKRLHKIALDVARALAYMHYECVPRILHRDVKPNNILLDDECNAFLSDFGLARLLRNSETHATTDVAGTFGYVAPEYAMTCRVSDKADVYSYGVVLLELISDKKALDPSFSPYGNGFNIVTWAVRLIQRGRVREFFIEGLWDKAPHDDLVEFLNLAVQCTGESLSSRPTMKHVVRRLRELRPPY; this is translated from the coding sequence ATGGCCGCCAGTTGCCGGGGCACAGTCTactccaccaccgccgccgccatacTTTTCGTTCTCCACCTCCTCACCGCCTGCTGCTCTTCTTCGCCATCCCAGGAGCAGGACAGGTTGGCACTCCTCCAGCTCAAGAACGGCCTCTCCGCCAGCTCCGGCGACCTTCTCCAGCACTGGTCGCCGGAATCCGGAAGAAACCCCTGCTCGTGGCCGGGGGTTGCCTGCGGCGCGCGGTCCGGCCGCGTTGTGGCCCTCTCGCTCCCATCCCGACCCGGCCGGCGCCTCGCCGGGGAGCTGTCACCGGCGGTGGCAAGCCTCACCGAGCTCAAAGTACTCTCCTTCCCCTCTGGCGGGCTCCGTGGAGAGATTCCTGAAGAAGTCTGGAGTCTGCGGCACCTCGAGGTGCTCAACCTCGCCGGCAACTCCCTCCTTGGCCACCTGCCGGCCACCTTCCCCGAGGGGCTGAAAAGCTTGGACCTTTCCGGGAACCGGCTGTCCGGGAGAATCCCGCCGGCGCTTGGGAAGCTTGCAAAGCTGCGGGTTTTGGACTTGTCCGGGAACAGGTTGAACGGCGGCGTTCCGCCGGAGCTCTGCCATTGTAGGGACCTTGTCAAGATGGACCTCAGCAGAAATTTCCTTCATGGTCAGGTGCCCTCCGGTCTCATGGAGCTCAGGAACTTGAAATTTCTCTCATTAGCTGGGAATAATTTCAGTGGCGAGATACCTTCCGGTTTGGGCCAGCTGAGTTCACTGAAGTTTCTAAATTTGTCTAGTAATTCTCTATCAGGGAAAATTTGTCCCATTGATCGTGTGGCACTAAGAAATCACGCTGTTCTACTGCTGGACAACAACAGGCTCTCTGAGGAGATacctgctgctcctgctcctgctcctgtgTCATCACTTCTAGCTGTTAATGTTTCCTCAGTGACAGATGCTACTTCAGGTGTAAACCCATCACCCCAGCACACTGAACTGTTTGCAGCCTCCAGCACATCGACAAGTAAGCGAGTGCTGGATGAAGCAAATCCGGGCACACTGCCTGATGGCGGCAGCAGTGGTGGTGGTTTGAGAACCGCAGAGATTGCTGCCATAGTTGCAGCATCATCCGTTATCGTGATTCTGTTCGTCGTGGTTATCCTGTACATGTGCACAAGGAAATCGACCCGGAGGCTGTCAAGACGCTCTTTCAGGAGAAGGGAAGTCAAGGTTTTTGACAATGTTGATGTTGGAGTCCCCCTGACTTATGAGACAGTTATTCGTGCCACTGGGAATTTTAATGCTAGCAATTGCATTGGTAATGGCGGCTTTGGTCCAACATACAGAGCCGAGATTGCACCTGGAGTTCTTGTGGCAATAAAGAGGCTTGCTATTGGGAAGCAACACGGTGACAAGGAGTTCCAAGCAGAAGTGAAAATCCTTGGGCAGTGCCGTCATCCTAATCTTGTCACTCTCTTAGGGTACCATATCAGTGATTCTGAGATGTTTCTGATATACAACTATTTTCCAGGTGGCAACTTGGAAAGGTTCATACAAGAGAGAACTAAGAGGCCAATCAGTTGGAAAAGGCTTCACAAAATTGCTCTGGATGTTGCCCGTGCTCTTGCATACATGCATTACGAGTGTGTCCCCCGCATTCTGCACCGAGATGTCAAGCCAAACAACATATTGCTCGACGATGAATGCAATGCTTTTCTTTCTGATTTTGGCTTAGCAAGGCTTCTTCGGAACTCAGAAACACATGCGACAACTGATGTTGCTGGTACTTTTGGTTATGTCGCACCCGAGTATGCAATGACATGTCGGGTGTCTGATAAGGCAGATGTGTATAGCTATGGAGTAGtacttcttgaattgatttcAGATAAGAAAGCACTGGACCCATCATTTTCTCCGTATGGAAATGGTTTCAACATTGTTACTTGGGCTGTCAGGCTTATCCAAAGAGGTAGAGTTCGCGAATTCTTCATTGAGGGCCTGTGGGATAAGGCCCcacatgatgatcttgttgaGTTCTTAAACCTGGCAGTCCAGTGCACAGGGGAGTCTCTTTCTTCTAGGCCCACAATGAAGCATGTAGTTCGACGTCTAAGGGAACTTCGACCACCTTACTAG